The Candidatus Margulisiibacteriota bacterium DNA segment AGCAAGATTTACTAAAGAGAACAAAGCATCACCAATTTCTTCTTTAATTCCTTCAATATTATCTTTTTTTATATCTGTTTTGATTTCTTCGATTTCTTCGTGAATTTTTTCCCATACTCCCGCAACATTTGCCCAATCAAAGCCAACTCTAGCGGCTCTTTTTTGAAGCTTTTCAGCTCTTAATAGGGCAGGTAGGTTTTTCGGAATATTTTTTAAAAGAGACCCTTCTTCTTTTTTTTCTTTTTTTTCTTCTCGTTTGATTTCGTCCCAGTGTGTCCAGACATCAGCAACAGAATTTACTGTTGTGTCTGAAAAAACGTGTGGATGACGACGGATCATTTTGCTATTAATATGTTCAGTTACAGAAGCTAACGAGAACGAATTATTTCTTTCAGCAATAGCGGCATGGAAAACAACATGGAACAGCAAGTCGCCTAGCTCTTCTTCCATTTTGGCAAAATTGTTTTCATCAATCGCCTCAAGGAACTCATATGTTTCTTCAATTAAGTAATGTTTTAATGAGGAGTGGGTTTGCTCTCTGTCCCAAAGACAACCTTCTGGAGACAAAAGATTGTGCATAATTTCCCAGAGTTTTTTGTATTCTACTAAATATTGTTCCATTCAAGACAGCTCCTTCTTTTATTTTTTGATATTGCCTGTAGTTTCTTTCGGTTCCATTTTGCTGAATAAAAGTAAATTGGCTGTATTAAAGTTCTCAGCTGGAAAAAGGTTTTCATTTAGCGCCAGAGCACTTCCCTGTAGTTTCTTTTTTAGCCAATGTTGATAGGCTTGGGTTTTTTTCTCATTTTTGATTGCCAAGGTTATTTGCTTTGGAATGGCTGTAAAGTCAATATTTATGGAATTAAGCTTTATGATAAAAAAGTTGGTTTTATCATACTCTAATAAAGGGGAATTTTCTCCAACAGAGATTACCTTAAGAAGTTCCTGTATATTTTTTGTTATGTCAACTTCGTAAACATTTTGACTAATTAAAGATAGTTTTTTGTTTATCAAAGATTTGTTGAAGTCGACTTGTTGATTGTCTTGAAGAGAGACTAAATACTTTTTATTGCTTGTTACCAAAAGGGAAATATTATACTTGAAAGGTAGTTCTCCTAAGTCGTTTTGCTGAAAATGTTCTTTCAGGTCGTCGGTTGTGATTGTAATATCAGTGGTGGAAATATATTCAATAATTTTCTTTTTTAGAATCTCTTTTTCCAAACTAGCGACCAGTTCTTCAAAGCTAATCTTTTGGTCTTTAAATATTTTCCAGAAACTTTTTTCATTAGGAAATCCGTTTTTTATTTGTTCTATTTTTTCTTGAATTTCTTTTGTACTAACTAAAATATTTTTTTGGTTAGCATATTTTTTTGTAATAGCTTCTTCTAATAGTTCATCCAGAACAGCTTGTTTAATTTCTATTATTTCTGCGTGATCAAGTGGTTTGTCTTGAAATAATTGATAGGATTTATAATTATTTACAAATTGATTAAAAATAACATTAAATTCTTTGGTGCTAATAATGGTGTTATCAACAGTGATCGCTGTTTCTGTAGCTTGAATAAAACAAAAAGCAATAAGTATGAGCGAGATTCTAGTTATTTTTTTCAACATAAGCCAATTATATCATTATTTCTTGTCAGATAGAGCAGTTTTTAATACTATTATGCGTATCATGCAAATATTTACAGTCAAAGTAGGAGTAATCGACACAAATTGCTATATTTTAGTAGATTCCAAGGATAATTGTTGGATAATTGATCCTGGTAATGATTCTAAAAAAATAATAGAAGTTTTAGAGAGAGAAAAGGTCTCCCCTAGTAAAATATTATTAACTCACGGTCACTTTGACCATATTGAGGCAGTTGCTAGATTGAGGCAATTGTTTCCAGAAGTGACAGTTTATGTCCACGCAGAAGATATTCCCTTTTTAACAAATAATAAGATATGGGAAGCCTATTTGGGTAGACCATTAATAGACGCTAAATATGACAAAACAATTAATGAGGGTGACTTTATACAACAAGGAGGGCTTAGCGCCAAGGTTATTTCTACTCCGGGACATTCTGCTGGGTCTGTTTGTTACTTAATTGGTAATAATCTTTTTAGTGGTGATACTTTATTTGCTTTTGGAGGAATAGGCAGAACAGACCTTTGGAATAGTTCCGCTTCAGCTATGCGGTCATCTTTAAAAAAGCTTTTGGAGATAGAAGAAAACTTAACGGTCTATCCGGGTCATGGTCCATCTTCAACATTAGACCATGAAAAAACGTATAGACATTAAACTGTTTAATATTTGTACACTTATTGTCAGGACTGTTCATTTTTTAAAGGAAAGAAATTGGCAGTCGTTCGAGATGAGTGCTAAAATAAGCTCATGCAATATTTAGATAGACAAGAAATAATAATGAGCAAGTTGGTTGAGAATTACGTGGAAACATCTTTACCCGTATCGTCAAATCAATTGGTTGATAATATTGGAATAAATGTTAGTAGTGCCACTATTCGCAACGACCTGATGAAGCTAGAACAAGAAGGATATGTTCAACATCTGCACACTTCTTCTGGGAGAGTTCCCACCGATAAAGGTTACAGACTATATGTTGATAAGCTGATGTTTTTTTCGGAAGTTCCAAACGAAGAAAAGGTAGTTATCCAAGATGCCGTTAGTTCAGTGTATTCAAGTATAAATAGTTTATTGTTAACAACAGCAGAGATACTTTCTGATTTATCAGAGTATCCAGTAATCATAGTTACAGAAAGCTTTAAACAAAATACAATCAAATTTGTTCAAGTGGTTTTATTAAACATGCATCAGATAATGGTCAGCATGCTGGATAATTATGGTGACTACTATCAAGAAATAATGTCACTACCACACGATACAGTAGTATCACAGCAAGAGCTTAATAAAATATCTGAATATTTAAATAATATTTGCGGAGATTGTCCAGTAGCTTCGTTGGAAGAATTGTATAGCCAGAGTTTTGGTGAGTTAACAGCAAGGTTTTCTTCATATACTGAGGTTTTAAGACAGATAAGCAAAGTGTTTGAAAGAGGAAAGTCCTTGTTGAGCAATAATAAAGTTATAAACAAAACAAGTAACAAGCTTTTTTTACAGCCAGAGTTCCAAAAGATAGGGGCACTTAAAAATGTTCATTCGGTGCTGGAAGATGAGGCAAAAATTGTTAAACTTTTTTCAGATATTGTGCTAGAAAGTAATGGCGACATTAAAGCGCTGATAGGTAAAGAAAACCGAACAAATGGACTAGAAGATGCTTCTTTCGTAGCGGGTAAAGTAGCGATTGGGGAAAAGGATGTTGTCGGAGTTGGCGTTCTTGGTCCCACAAGAATGAAGTATGGCAAAGTTTTTGCACAGTTAAAGAATGTAATGAAGAGCCTGGATGATAAGGTTAAGAAAATATTCATTTAAAAAAATAGTTATAGGAGGTGAAGAATTTGATAGAAGAAGAACAAGAAGAGGTGGAACAATCAGAGCAGGAAGTGGAACCATTTTTTGTAGATGTTGACAGTAGGTTAGCTGGAGATGACAAACATTCTAAAAACGTTAAGCAAGATAAGTCATCAAAAGTTAAAGCAAAAAAAATTGTTGAGGACTTACAGCTCAAAATAGTAGACCTTGAAAACGCCAATAAAGATTTGCAGGATCAGTTTCTTAAAAAGAGAGCGGAATTTGAAAACTTTAGAAAAAGGATGGAAAAAGATAAAGAAGATTTTGTTAAATATTCTTTAGAAAAGTTTATTAAGGAATTAATGCCGATTTTGGATAGTCTTAATGTGGCTTTACATCCAAACAATATTCCAGACGAGCAACTGAAGGTCTTTGAAGGTTTCTCGCTTATCTTTAAACAGTTTGAGGACTTGTTAGAGAAAAGCGGAGTTCAGGAGATAACTGCACTTGGAGAGAACTTTGACCCTAATGTGCACCAAGCGATTTCTCAAGAAGTTTCCGAAGAGTTCGAGAGTGGTAAAGTTATCAAGGAATATCAAAAAGGTTACAAGTTATATGATAGGCTACTAAGACCATCAATGGTGGTAGTAGCGGAGTAAAAATTCGAAAGGAGAAAGAAAAATGGGAAAAGTTATAGGAATAGACTTAGGTACGACAAATTCATGTTTTGCAGTTATGGAAGGCGATAAGCCGGTAGTAATCAATAACTCAGAAGGAGGCAGAACAACACCTTCAATTGTTGCATTTGCAAAAGACGGAGAAAGATTAGTGGGGCAGGTTGCTAAAAGGCAAGCAGTTACTAATCCTTACAATACTGTTTTTTCTATTAAGAGATTTATGGGAAGAAAAGAAGCTGAAGTAAAAGTAGAAGAAAAAATGGTGCCTTTTAAGGTAACAGCTGGGAAAAATGGAGATGCAGGGATTGATATTTCTGGTAAGCATTATAGCCCGCAAGAAATTTCAGCCATGATACTAAAAAAGTGTAAGGTAGATGCCGAAGCTTATTTAGGAGAAGCAGTTACTCAGGCAGTTATTACTGTGCCGGCTTATTTTAACGATAGTCAAAGACAAGCAACAAAAGACGCAGGGATGATTGCAGGGCTTGAGGTTTTAAGAATTATCAATGAACCAACAGCAGCTGCGTTGGCTTATGGCTTGGATAAAGGTAAAGGTAGCCAGAAGATAGTCGTTTATGACTTTGGTGGAGGCACGTTTG contains these protein-coding regions:
- the mazG gene encoding nucleoside triphosphate pyrophosphohydrolase, which encodes MEQYLVEYKKLWEIMHNLLSPEGCLWDREQTHSSLKHYLIEETYEFLEAIDENNFAKMEEELGDLLFHVVFHAAIAERNNSFSLASVTEHINSKMIRRHPHVFSDTTVNSVADVWTHWDEIKREEKKEKKEEGSLLKNIPKNLPALLRAEKLQKRAARVGFDWANVAGVWEKIHEEIEEIKTDIKKDNIEGIKEEIGDALFSLVNLARKFNIDPEEALQLSNNKFMSRFTYIEDSLKKTNQELQDASLEEMDALWKEAKKALKK
- the hrcA gene encoding heat-inducible transcriptional repressor HrcA; protein product: MQYLDRQEIIMSKLVENYVETSLPVSSNQLVDNIGINVSSATIRNDLMKLEQEGYVQHLHTSSGRVPTDKGYRLYVDKLMFFSEVPNEEKVVIQDAVSSVYSSINSLLLTTAEILSDLSEYPVIIVTESFKQNTIKFVQVVLLNMHQIMVSMLDNYGDYYQEIMSLPHDTVVSQQELNKISEYLNNICGDCPVASLEELYSQSFGELTARFSSYTEVLRQISKVFERGKSLLSNNKVINKTSNKLFLQPEFQKIGALKNVHSVLEDEAKIVKLFSDIVLESNGDIKALIGKENRTNGLEDASFVAGKVAIGEKDVVGVGVLGPTRMKYGKVFAQLKNVMKSLDDKVKKIFI
- a CDS encoding MBL fold metallo-hydrolase, with amino-acid sequence MQIFTVKVGVIDTNCYILVDSKDNCWIIDPGNDSKKIIEVLEREKVSPSKILLTHGHFDHIEAVARLRQLFPEVTVYVHAEDIPFLTNNKIWEAYLGRPLIDAKYDKTINEGDFIQQGGLSAKVISTPGHSAGSVCYLIGNNLFSGDTLFAFGGIGRTDLWNSSASAMRSSLKKLLEIEENLTVYPGHGPSSTLDHEKTYRH
- a CDS encoding SurA N-terminal domain-containing protein, yielding MLKKITRISLILIAFCFIQATETAITVDNTIISTKEFNVIFNQFVNNYKSYQLFQDKPLDHAEIIEIKQAVLDELLEEAITKKYANQKNILVSTKEIQEKIEQIKNGFPNEKSFWKIFKDQKISFEELVASLEKEILKKKIIEYISTTDITITTDDLKEHFQQNDLGELPFKYNISLLVTSNKKYLVSLQDNQQVDFNKSLINKKLSLISQNVYEVDITKNIQELLKVISVGENSPLLEYDKTNFFIIKLNSINIDFTAIPKQITLAIKNEKKTQAYQHWLKKKLQGSALALNENLFPAENFNTANLLLFSKMEPKETTGNIKK
- the grpE gene encoding nucleotide exchange factor GrpE translates to MIEEEQEEVEQSEQEVEPFFVDVDSRLAGDDKHSKNVKQDKSSKVKAKKIVEDLQLKIVDLENANKDLQDQFLKKRAEFENFRKRMEKDKEDFVKYSLEKFIKELMPILDSLNVALHPNNIPDEQLKVFEGFSLIFKQFEDLLEKSGVQEITALGENFDPNVHQAISQEVSEEFESGKVIKEYQKGYKLYDRLLRPSMVVVAE